In Aegilops tauschii subsp. strangulata cultivar AL8/78 chromosome 3, Aet v6.0, whole genome shotgun sequence, one genomic interval encodes:
- the LOC141042908 gene encoding uncharacterized protein — protein MQQNPLLEQLDWFFTTADWISHYPNTVVTTLARTSSDHVPCVVSIDTTIPAAKIFRFENFWLDMPGFMDCVSKSWNAPVFSDLSASAVITRKFKRLRYDLKIWSKKLSYIKKLTVDCSKVILHFDQLEEVRPLTRPEFNFRKCVKLHYEHLLKLHYIYWKQRCTIRLQRVILKCIHKNQYGFLKGRSIQDCLARSFEYIHQCKQSKRPIVILKLDFAKAFDTVEHEVILQMLQHKGSSSVLLNGIPGKQFLCKCGVRQGDPLSPLLLVIAADLLQSVVNQMLASGTLSLPLQTHDRDFPIIQYADDTILFLAAKDDELVALKNMLLTFQQSTGLKVNFAKSSMIPLNMSNEEADRLAAILGCKIGQLPFTYLGLPLGTTRPRIVDLMPLVDNLERRLTASSSMLNQGSRLQLLTSVLTSLPIYFLCTLNIPAGIIKQLDRIFRQCLWRGNNDVPKQSLAAWELVCRPRDKGGLGIINLNIQNQGLLLKHLHKFYNKVDVPWVTLIWNSYYDHGVPQATATVGSFWWRDILKLHEAYTAIASVHINMGDSALFWTNSWHIGGSARPLYWRLPRLFSFVINDRISVREFLQSQDLFSMFYLPLSQEAAAELHTLENWIMQLDRDPTIPDVWIWPGQSGGYTAKSFYRIMHSHLPTIQPCKWLWQSKCTMKIKVFGWLLFFDRLNTKDMLL, from the exons ATGCAGCAGAACCCCCTGCTTGAGCAACTCGACTGGTTCTTCACTACTGCTGATTGGATCTCACACTACCCAAACACCGTGGTTACCACACTAGCCAGAACTTCCTCTGACCACGTGCCTTGTGTGGTGTCCATTGACACTACCATTCCTGCGGCCAAGATTTTTCGGTTTGAAAATTTCTGGTTGGATATGCCGGGGTTCATGGATTGTGTTTCCAAGTCCTGGAATGCACCTGTTTTCTCTGATCTCTCTGCTTCAGCGGTTATCACAAGGAAATTTAAGCGACTGCGGTACGATTTGAAAATTTGGAGCAAAAAATTATCGTACATCAAAAAGCTTACTGTTGATTGCTCAAAGGTGATTCTGCACTTTGATCAGCTGGAGGAAGTGCGACCTTTAACACGGCCGGAATTCAACTTCCGGAAATGTGTGAAGTTACACTATGAACACCTGTTAAAACTTCACTACATATATTGGAAGCAGCGGTGCACTATTAG ATTGCAGCGGGTGATCCTCAAGTGCATCCACAAAAATCAATATGGGTTCCTCAAGGGCCGGTCGATTCAGGATTGTCTGGCCCGGAGCTTTGAGTATATTCATCAATGCAAGCAATCCAAGCGCCCAATTGTAATCCTTAAGTTGGACTTTGCTAAGGCCTTTGACACAGTTGAGCATGAGGTTATTCTTCAGATGTTGCAGCATAAAG GGTCGTCGTCTGTGCTGTTAAATGGCATTCCAGGAAAGCAATTCTTGTGCAAGTGTGGCGTCAGGCAGGGTGATCCACTCTCTCCTCTGTTGCTCGTCATCGCAGCCGACCTGTTGCAATCCGTGGTTAATCAAATGCTCGCGTCTGGCACACTTTCTTTGCCTCTTCAGACACATGACAGGGATTTTCCCATCATTCAATATGCGGATGATACGATCCTATTTCTTGCAGCTAAGGATGATGAGCTTGTGGCCCTCAAGAATATGCTGCTTACATTTCAACAATCCACTGGTTTAAAGGTCAACTTTGCTAAATCCTCAATGATCCCACTAAATATGTCTAATGAGGAGGCTGACAGACTTGCTgctattcttggttgtaaaattggCCAACTTCCATTTACTTATCTTGGATTGCCATTGGGAACTACAAGGCCTAGGATCGTTGACCTCATGCCCTTAGTTGACAATCTTGAAAGGAGGTTAACTGCAAGCTCTTCTATGCTGAATCAAGGCTCTCGTTTGCAGCTCCTCACCTCTGTCTTGACCTCTCTGCCAATATACTTTTTGTGTACTCTCAATATCCCAGCGGGGATCATTAAGCAACTGGACAGGATCTTCAGGCAATGTCTTTGGAGGGGTAATAATGATGTTCCAAAACAGTCCCTGGCTGCTTGGGAGCTTGTTTGCAGGCCCAGAGATAAGGGTGGTTTAGGCATTATTAATCTGAACATTCAGAACCAAGGGCTGCTTCTCAAGCATCTGCATAAATTCTATAACAAGGTTGATGTTCCTTGGGTGACCCTCATATGGAATAGTTACTATGATCACGGGGTCCCACAGGCAACAGCTACTGTtggatctttctggtggagaGATATTCTGAAGCTGCATGAGGCTTACACTGCTATTGCTTCAGTCCACATCAACATGGGTGATTCTGCCCTTTTCTGGACTAATTCCTGGCACATTGGGGGCTCTGCTCGACCCCTCTATTGGAGATTGCCAAGGTTGTTTTCTTTTGTCATTAATGACAGGATCTCTGTCAGGGAATTTCTCCAATCCCAGGATCTCTTCTCCATGTTTTATCTGCCTCTTTCTCAGGAAGCTGCTGCTGAGTTGCACACATTGGAAAATTGGATCATGCAGTTAGACAGAGACCCCACCATCCCTGATGTTTGGATATGGCCTGGTCAATCAGGAGGGTATACGGCAAAAAGTTTCTACAGGATCATGCACTCCCACTTGCCTACAATACAACCCTGCAAATGGCTTTGGCAAAGTAAATGcaccatgaagatcaaggtgtttgGCTGGCTTTTGTTCTTTGATAgacttaacaccaaggatatgctg CTGTAG